The genomic interval GGCTCCGATGACCTCCCCCGCCTGCCTGATCCTCGGCGGCACCGGCACTCTCGCCGCTGCCGCCGAGGATCTCGCACGTTCAGGGGCCGATGTCACCGTCACCTGCCGTCGGCCCGAGCTCGCCCCGCCGCACTGGTGCGCGCTCGGCATCCGCGTGCTGACGCTCGACCGCGACGATGCGCGCGGGATCGATGCGCTCGTCGGGGACGGGGTCGACGGGATCGTCGACGGCCAGTGCTTCACTCCGAGCCATGCGGCCGATCTCGCCCGCTGGTCGCACGCGAGCGGAAGCACGATCATGCTGTCCTCCCGCGCCGTCTACGTCGACGCCGCCGGCCGCCACGCGAACTCCGAGGAGGCGCCGCGGTGGCCCGGGCCCACGCCGGAGACGACCGCGACGATGGAGCATCACGGCGAGCCGTACGCCTCGCGCCTGGGATACGGCGCGAACAAGGCGGAGGCCGAGCGGGTCCTCGCCGCGCACGGGGAGCGCGTGAGCGTGCTGCGGGCGGCTCGCGTCCACGGCCCCTCGACCCGCCGCGTGCGCGAGTGGCCGCTGGTGCGCTCCGTGCTCGAGGGGGCGCGGGAGCTGGCCGTCGAGCGGGCCGACGACCTCGGCACCCTCACCTCCACGGCATCGCTCTCACAGGCCGTCGCCGCCTGCATGCGTCGGCCCTCCGACCGCGTCGTGAACGTCGGCGACGCGCCCGCGGTGACGAACCTCCAGGCGGCCAGGATCCTCGCGGGCGCGCTCGAGGACGGCAGCACGAGCGGAGTCGAGGTGCGCCCCGCTGCGCACGGCGAGGCGGGCGCGCTCCCGGGGGCCTGGGCCACCGGGCAGGAGCTCGACCTCGGCGCGCTGCGCGCTCTCGTCGGCACTCCCCCGGAGCCGACGGCGACCCTGACGCGGACGGCCCGGTGGGTGCGCTCGATCGCCCGACGCGGGACCGACGGCACCTGGGAGCTGCCTGCGCAGTTCGACGGGGACTGACCCTCGGTCGAGCCGGGCCGGACGCCGATCGAGCGCGACCGGACCCCGATCGAGCGCGTGGGGACGTCGATCCAGCGCGACGGGGCGACGGGGCGACGGGGCGACGAACGGTACGAAGTCGTTGCCAAGAGCCTCCTTGGCAACCGTTTCGTACCTCTCACGCCTCGGTGAAGTCCAGAGCGACGACGATGGGACTCCACGCGTCAGGACGCGGCGATCACGCCCCAGGTCTGAAGGAACGAGTGCACGGAGTCGAAGAGCATCTGCACGCTGATCGCCGCGAGCAGCACGCCGGAGATGCGGGTGACCAGGGTGACGCCGCCGTCGCCCAGGATCTTCGCGATGACGTCCGCGAAGCGCATGAACACGTACAGCACGACCGCCATCACCACGAGCGCGATGATCAGCGCGTTCACGCGCGGGAGCTCGCCGTGGGACTGGTCGACGAACAGCATCATCGCCACGATCGCGCCGGGGCCGCCCAGCAGCGGGGTGCCCAGCGGCACCAGGGCCACGTTCACTCCGCTGCTCTGGGCGAGCTCGCCCTCCTTGCCCATCAGCAGCTGCAGGGAGATGAGCAGCAGGAGCAGGCCGCCGGAGAACTGCAGCGCCGGCAGCGAGATGTGCATGTAGGCGAGGATGAAGCGGCCGAACACGGCGAAGGACGCGATGATGAGGATCGCGACGCCCACGGCGACCATCGCCGCGCGCGAGCGCTGCTTCGACGTCATCGTGCGCGTGAGCGAGAGGAAGATCGGCACCGTCCCCGGCGGATCCACGATCACGAACAGCGTGACGAACACTCCCGCGAGGAAGCGCAGATCGACCACGTTCACGGGAGGAGGACCTCGGTTCTGCTCGTGGCGCGCTCGATCAGAGCGGCCAGCACGGACGGACGGGTGAGGTTCTCGCCCAGCCGGTTCGGTTTGCCCGCGCCATGGTAGTCGCTGCCCCCGGTGACCAGGAGCTCGTGGGATCGGGCGAAGGAGCGCAGTCTCGCCCGCGAGACATCATCGTGCTCGCGGTGATCGACCTCGATGCCGGCCAGTCCCGCGGCGACCATCTCCTCGAGGAGGTCCTCGGGGATGGTGCTCCCGCGGGTGAGCGCGCCGGGGTGGGCGACCGCGGCGACGCCGCCCGCGGCGACGATCGCACGCACCGCCTGGGCGGGCTCGGGCGCCCAGTAGCGCACGTAGTACGGGCTCGAGGAGCTCAGCAGATCGCCGAAGGCCTCGGTGCGGTCGGCGACGACTCCGCGGGCCACCAGCGCGTCGGCGATGTGGGGACGTCCGACGGTCGTGCTCGCGCCCGCGACCTGCGCCTCGACGTCCTCCCAGCGGATCGGGTGGTCGGCGGCGAGACGTTCGACCATGCGCCGGGCGCGGGTGGCGCGCGACTCGCGGGCGCGCTCCATGTGGGCGTGCAGCTCCGTGCTCGGCGACGGGTCCGGCAGGAGTGCGAGCACGTGCACCGAGAGGTCCTCGCACTCCGTGGAGACCTCGATGCCGGGGATCACCGCGACGCCGTGCCGGCGGGATGCCTCGACGGCCTCGTCCCAGCCCGCGGTCGTGTCGTGATCCGTGAGCGCGACGACGTCCAGGCCCGCCTCGGCCGCATGCCGCACGAGCGCGTCGACGTCGTCGGTGCCGTCGGAGCACCGGGTGTGCGCGTGCAGGTCGATGCGGGACTCGTCGGCGAGCCCCGGGGGGAGGTGGGCCATGTGCCCATCCTGCCAGCCCCGTGCCCGCGCGGAGACCTGATCCGCAGGCCACCGTCCGACCCCGGCGCGCGCCGCGTGAGACGATGCGCGGGTGATGACCCAGAACAACGATGTGCCCCGTCCCACCACGCGCGAGACCCCCGCTCCGGCGGCCCAGGAGGCCCCGGCCGACGGTCCCGGCCCGAGCGCCGAGGAGCTCGCCTCCCGCGGCGACTCGCGCTCCGAGCGCCCCACCAACGAGGCCTTCCGCGCGTTCATCGCCGCCGATTGGGACGAGACCGTCCCGGCGGCCGAGCGCCGTGAGGTCGCGGACTTCACCCCCGCGCGCCGCGACGCGCTGGTCGGCGAGCTGCCGGCGACGCGCATGGTCCTGCCCGCGGGCGTGTTCAAGGTGCGCGCGAACGACACCGACTACCCGTTCCGCCCCGACACCGGCTTCGTCTACTTCAGCGGCCTGGGCACGGACGAGGAGCCCGACAGCGTGCTGGTCGTCGAGCCCGACCCCGACGCCGCGGAGGGCGAGCCCGCGTCCCGCGCGACCTACTTCTTCCGGCCGCGCGCAGGCTTCGACTCCACCGAGTTCTACGCCGACGCCCGCTACGGCGAGCTCTGGGTCGGGCGCCGTCCCACGCTCGAGGAGACCGCGGCGCGCATCGGCATCGAGTGCCGCCACATCGACGAGCTGCGCGATGCGCTCGCCAAGGACGTCGGCCCGCAGCTGTCGCTCGCGATCGTCCCGGGCGTCGACCCCGGCGTGCAGGGGATGGTCGAGGAGATCCGCTCCCAGAACGGACTGCCGGACGGCGAGGAGCAGACGCGCGAGTTCGATCGCCTGCAGGAGGCCGCGAGCGAGCAGCGCCTGGTCAAGGACGACTTCGAGGTCTCGCAGATGCGCGAGGCCGTGAAGGCCACCATCGCCGGCTTCGAGGACGTCGTGGCGGCGCTCCCCCAGGCCGTCGGGCACCGCCGCGGCGAGCGGGTGATCGAGGGCGTCTTCGGCGCCTCGGCGCGCGCCGAGGGCAACGGCGTCGGCTACGACACCATCGCCGCGGCCGGCAACCACGCCTGCACCCTGCACTGGGTGCGCAACGACGGCATGGTGAGCGAGGGCGAGCTCGTGCTCATCGACGCCGGTGTCGAGGTGGATTCCCTGTACACCGCGGACCTCACGCGCACCCTGCCGGTGTCCGGCACCTACTCCCCCGCCCAGCGCAGGGTCTACGAGGCGGTCCTCGAGGCGGCCGACGCGGCCTTCGCCGCGGCCCGTCCCGGCATCCGCTTCCGCGACCTGCACACGACGGCGATGCAGGTCATCGCCCGCCACCTCGAGGAGTGGGGCATGCTCCCCGGCACCGCCGAGGAGTCCCTCGCTCCCGAGGGCCAGTTCCACCGCCGCTGGATGGTGCACGGCACGAGCCACCACCTGGGGCTCGACGTGCACGACTGCGCGCAGGCCCGCCGCGAGATGTACATGGACGCCGAGCTCGTGCCCGGCATGGTGTTCACGATCGAGCCGGGGCTGTACTTCCAGGAGAACGATCTCAAGGTCCCCGAGGAGCTGCGCGGCATCGGTGTGCGGATCGAGGACGACGTGCTGGTGACCGAGGACGGCGTCGAGAACCTCTCGGCCGCGCTGCCCCGTCGGCCCGACGAGATCGAGGCGTGGATGGGATCACTCACCCCGGGCCGCTGACCGGGCAGGGCACTACCCTGAGGGACGTGACCTCTCCGCAGCCCCGCTTCTACGCCGCACGCCTGGCGGGCACCGCCGTCTTCGACCCGATCGGGGAGTCCGTCGGGAAGATCAGGGACGTCGTCGTGCTCCCCCAGGCGCGCGGCGCCGCCCGCGCCGTCGGCTTCGTGGTCGAGGTGCCGGGCAAACGGCGCGTGTTCCTGCCGGCCACCCGGGTCACCTCGATCATGCCGGGTCAGGTGATCTCCTCGGGCGTGCTGAACCTTCGGCGCTTCGAGAAGCGCAGCGGGGAGCAGCTCGCCATCGGCGATCTGCTCGAGCGCACGGTGTCGCTGCTGGACGGCTCGGGCCGGGCGACCGTGCAGGACGTCGGCCTCGAGCAGAACCGGCAGCACGACTGGGTGGTCGCGAAGCTCTACCTGCGCCGTCTGAAGACGGGCTCGGGCCTCTCGAAGCTGGTCAGCCGCGGGGAGACCCTGACCGTCGACCAGAGCGCGGTCAAGGGCCTGTTCGGCAGCGACACCGAGCAGTCGGCCGCGCTGCTTCTCGCCTCCTACCAGGACCTCAAGCCCGCGGACCTCGCCGACATCGTCCAGGAGCTGGATGCCAAGCGGCGCATCGAGCTGGCCTCGGAGCTGGCCGACGACCGCCTGGCCGATGTCCTCGAGGAGCTGCCCGAGGACACCCGTGTCGAGGTGCTCACCGGCCTGGAGTCGTCCCGCGCGGCCGATGTGCTCGACGAGATGGACCCTGACGACGCTGCGGACCTCGTCCAGGAGCTCCCCGACCAGGTCGCCGAGACGCTGCTGGGGCTCATGGAGCCCGAGGAGGCGGAGGACGTGCGCCGCCTGCTCGCCTACGACGAGTACACCGCGGGCGGCATGATGACCACGGAGCCGCTGATCACGGCCCCGGAGACACCGGTCGCGCACTGCCTGGCGATGATCAGCCGGGAGGAGCTCTCCCCTGCGCTCGCCTCGACCGTCCACGTGTGCCGCTCGCCGCTCGAGACGCCGACCGGCAAGCTGCTGGGCATCGTCCACTTCCAGCACCTGCTGCGCGAGCGGCCCGACCGGCCCGTCGGCGAGATCCTCGACGCCGACCGCCACACGGTCGAGCCGCAGGTGCCGCTCTCGGGCGTGACGCGCGAGATGGCGACGTACAACCTGGTCTCGATCCCGGTGGTCGACGACGAGGGGCGTCTGCTGGGCGCGGTCACGGTCGACGACGTGCTCGACCACGTGCTGCCCGATGACTGGCGAGAACAGGACGAGCCCCCGGTGACCACGGGCCAGATCGATCTCTCGGAGATCGCCCGCGGGATCCACAGCGACAGCACGACCACCGACGACTCGCGGAAGGGGTGAGGGAGATGGCAGACCGCACGCCGAACCTGGATGATCCGGAGCCCCTGCGCCGACGCGTCCGCAACCCGCTCTCCGGCGACACCTTCGGCCGCGGCGCCGAGGGCTTCGCCCGCTTCATGGGCACCCCGGCCTTCCTGGTCGGGATGACGCTGTTCTGCGCCGTCTGGCTGGCCTGGAACTCGATCATGCCCGAGAGCGCCCAGTTCGATCCCCGCAGCCTCAACTTCACGCTGCTGACCCTGATCCTCTCGCTGCAGGCCTCCTACGCTGCCCCGCTGCTGCTGCTCGCGCAGAACCGCCAGGACGACCGCGACCGCGTGCAGGCCGAGCAGGACCGCCAGTCCAACGACCGCAACCACGCGACCACGGACTTCATCACGCGCGAGATCGCCTCCCTGCGCATCGCCCTGAACGACGTCGCCACCCGCGACTTCGTGCGCGGCGAGCTACGCGACCTCCTCGAGGACCTCGAGAAGGAGCGCGAGGAGGACGAGGCCGCCGAGCAGGCCGAGGGCGGCCGCGGGTCCGCGAACTCCTCGGGCGCCGGGGTCTCGGGCGGCTCGGGTGCCTCGGGCTCAGGCTCGGGCTCAGGCGGCCCGGACTCAGGCGGCTCGGGCTCGGGACGCGGCGTTCTCGTCGCCGAGGCGCAGCCGCAGACCGTCGGCGTCGATCGCGAGGAGCTGCGGGCGATGCTGCGCAGCGAGGTGCGCTCGGCACTCGCGGAGCGCGGGACACCATGAGCGCCCCGCAGGACCCCGGCACGCCGGACCCGGGCCCCCGGGGCCAGGACCCGTCGTCGGCCACCGATCCCCACGACACGACCTCGTCGACCGAAGACCCCCGGATCGCCCGCATCCACGAGGCGCTCGAGGCCGTGATCGACCCGGAGATCGGTCGCCCCATCACCGAGCTCGACATGGTCGACTCGGTGACGATCGACGCCGCCGGCACCGCCGAGGTGACCATCCTGGTGACGATCGCGGCCTGCCCGATGCGCGACCGGCTCGAGCGCTCGACCGCGGAGGCGACCGCGACCGTGCCCGGCCTGGCCGGCGTGAAGGTCGATTCGCGGACGATGACCGACGAGCAGCGCAAGGCGCTCACCACGCGCCTGCGCCAGGGCCACCGTCAGATCCCCTTCAACAAGCCCGGGACGCTCACCCGGATCCTCGCCGTCTCCTCCGGCAAGGGCGGCGTCGGCAAGTCCACCGTGACCGCGAACCTCGCCGCCGCCATGGCCGCGCAGGGACTGTCCGTCGGGGTCATCGACGCGGACATCCACGGCTTCTCGATGCCGGGCATGTTCGGCATCACCGACAAGCCCACGAAGGTGGGCGACCTGCTCATGCCGCCCGAGGCGCACGGCGTGAAGGTCATGAGCATCGGCATGTTCGTGCCCGACGGTCAGGCCGTCGTCTGGCGCGGACCGAAGATGCACCGGGCGATCGAGCAGTTCGCCTCCGACGTCTTCTGGGGCGAGCTCGACGTGCTGCTGCTGGACCTCCCGCCCGGCACCGGAGACGTCGCGATCTCCGTCGCCCAGCTGCTGCCCAAGGCGCAGATGCTCGTGGTCACCACCCCGCAGGTCTCCGCGGCCTCCGTCGCCGAGCGCGTGGGCTCGCTCGCGAAGGCCACCAAGCAGGACGTCGCCGGGGTCGTGGAGAACATGAGCGGGCTCGTGCTGCCCGACGGCTCGCGCATGGACGTCTTCGGCACCGGCGGCGGGGAGCGAGTCGCCGAGACCC from Brachybacterium kimchii carries:
- a CDS encoding DUF1003 domain-containing protein, translating into MADRTPNLDDPEPLRRRVRNPLSGDTFGRGAEGFARFMGTPAFLVGMTLFCAVWLAWNSIMPESAQFDPRSLNFTLLTLILSLQASYAAPLLLLAQNRQDDRDRVQAEQDRQSNDRNHATTDFITREIASLRIALNDVATRDFVRGELRDLLEDLEKEREEDEAAEQAEGGRGSANSSGAGVSGGSGASGSGSGSGGPDSGGSGSGRGVLVAEAQPQTVGVDREELRAMLRSEVRSALAERGTP
- a CDS encoding MarC family protein, encoding MNVVDLRFLAGVFVTLFVIVDPPGTVPIFLSLTRTMTSKQRSRAAMVAVGVAILIIASFAVFGRFILAYMHISLPALQFSGGLLLLLISLQLLMGKEGELAQSSGVNVALVPLGTPLLGGPGAIVAMMLFVDQSHGELPRVNALIIALVVMAVVLYVFMRFADVIAKILGDGGVTLVTRISGVLLAAISVQMLFDSVHSFLQTWGVIAAS
- a CDS encoding Mrp/NBP35 family ATP-binding protein, with the translated sequence MSAPQDPGTPDPGPRGQDPSSATDPHDTTSSTEDPRIARIHEALEAVIDPEIGRPITELDMVDSVTIDAAGTAEVTILVTIAACPMRDRLERSTAEATATVPGLAGVKVDSRTMTDEQRKALTTRLRQGHRQIPFNKPGTLTRILAVSSGKGGVGKSTVTANLAAAMAAQGLSVGVIDADIHGFSMPGMFGITDKPTKVGDLLMPPEAHGVKVMSIGMFVPDGQAVVWRGPKMHRAIEQFASDVFWGELDVLLLDLPPGTGDVAISVAQLLPKAQMLVVTTPQVSAASVAERVGSLAKATKQDVAGVVENMSGLVLPDGSRMDVFGTGGGERVAETLAGAVEHPVPVLGQVPLDPQLREGADGGVPLVLSDPEVPAAQQLRAIAASLVARPRGLSGMRLPLTVRG
- a CDS encoding magnesium transporter MgtE N-terminal domain-containing protein, giving the protein MTSPQPRFYAARLAGTAVFDPIGESVGKIRDVVVLPQARGAARAVGFVVEVPGKRRVFLPATRVTSIMPGQVISSGVLNLRRFEKRSGEQLAIGDLLERTVSLLDGSGRATVQDVGLEQNRQHDWVVAKLYLRRLKTGSGLSKLVSRGETLTVDQSAVKGLFGSDTEQSAALLLASYQDLKPADLADIVQELDAKRRIELASELADDRLADVLEELPEDTRVEVLTGLESSRAADVLDEMDPDDAADLVQELPDQVAETLLGLMEPEEAEDVRRLLAYDEYTAGGMMTTEPLITAPETPVAHCLAMISREELSPALASTVHVCRSPLETPTGKLLGIVHFQHLLRERPDRPVGEILDADRHTVEPQVPLSGVTREMATYNLVSIPVVDDEGRLLGAVTVDDVLDHVLPDDWREQDEPPVTTGQIDLSEIARGIHSDSTTTDDSRKG
- a CDS encoding aminopeptidase P family protein; the protein is MTQNNDVPRPTTRETPAPAAQEAPADGPGPSAEELASRGDSRSERPTNEAFRAFIAADWDETVPAAERREVADFTPARRDALVGELPATRMVLPAGVFKVRANDTDYPFRPDTGFVYFSGLGTDEEPDSVLVVEPDPDAAEGEPASRATYFFRPRAGFDSTEFYADARYGELWVGRRPTLEETAARIGIECRHIDELRDALAKDVGPQLSLAIVPGVDPGVQGMVEEIRSQNGLPDGEEQTREFDRLQEAASEQRLVKDDFEVSQMREAVKATIAGFEDVVAALPQAVGHRRGERVIEGVFGASARAEGNGVGYDTIAAAGNHACTLHWVRNDGMVSEGELVLIDAGVEVDSLYTADLTRTLPVSGTYSPAQRRVYEAVLEAADAAFAAARPGIRFRDLHTTAMQVIARHLEEWGMLPGTAEESLAPEGQFHRRWMVHGTSHHLGLDVHDCAQARREMYMDAELVPGMVFTIEPGLYFQENDLKVPEELRGIGVRIEDDVLVTEDGVENLSAALPRRPDEIEAWMGSLTPGR
- a CDS encoding PHP domain-containing protein — protein: MAHLPPGLADESRIDLHAHTRCSDGTDDVDALVRHAAEAGLDVVALTDHDTTAGWDEAVEASRRHGVAVIPGIEVSTECEDLSVHVLALLPDPSPSTELHAHMERARESRATRARRMVERLAADHPIRWEDVEAQVAGASTTVGRPHIADALVARGVVADRTEAFGDLLSSSSPYYVRYWAPEPAQAVRAIVAAGGVAAVAHPGALTRGSTIPEDLLEEMVAAGLAGIEVDHREHDDVSRARLRSFARSHELLVTGGSDYHGAGKPNRLGENLTRPSVLAALIERATSRTEVLLP